One segment of Castanea sativa cultivar Marrone di Chiusa Pesio chromosome 3, ASM4071231v1 DNA contains the following:
- the LOC142626926 gene encoding UPF0603 protein At1g54780, chloroplastic codes for METILSPHSLSPLFNPKPSSPKALVSSLQPKSNSLSLTKPITSSLKKHQLQSLKPSLPIPTSWFSYAQQGLAALALTLALNFSPLLSSGNALASEFDVLNEGPPKETYVVDDAGVLSRVTRSDLKRLLSDLESRKNFHINFVTVRKLTSKADAFEYADQVLERWYPSVEEGNDKGIVVLVTSQKEGAITGGPAFVQAVGETILDATVSENLPVLATEEKYNEAVYSSAKRLVAAIDGLPDPGGPTFKDNKRESNFKTKEETEEKRGQFSLVVGGLLVIAFVVPMAQYYAYVSRK; via the exons ATGGAAACCATTCTCTCCCCTCACTCTCTATCCCCTCTCTTCAACCCCAAACCTTCATCTCCAAAGGCCCTTGTGTCCTCTCTCCAACCCAAAtcaaactctctttctctcaccaAACCTATTACTTCTAGCCTCAAAAAACACCAACTTCAATCACTAAAGCCATCTTTACCAATACCCACAAGCTGGTTTTCTTATGCCCAACAAGGACTAGCAGCTCTAGCTCTCACTCTAGCACTCAACTTTAGTCCACTCTTGTCTAGTGGCAATGCACTAGCTTCTGAGTTTGATGTACTTAATGAGGGGCCACCTAAAGAAACTTATGTAGTTGATGATGCAGGTGTGCTTAGTCGAGTGACAAGGTCGGACTTGAAAAGGTTGTTGTCTGATTTAGAGTCAAGGAAGAACTTCCATATTAACTTCGTCACTGTTAGAAAGCTTACT AGCAAAGCTGATGCTTTTGAGTATGCTGACCAAGTTTTGGAGCGTTGGTATCCCTCAGTTGAAGAGGGGAATGATAAGGGCATAGTTGTGCTTGTTACCAGTCAAAAGGAAGGGGCAATAACAGGTGGACCTGCATTTGTCCAAGCTGTTGGAGAAACTATTCTTGATGCCACTGTATCAGAAAACCTTCCTG TATTGGCTACAGAAGAAAAGTACAATGAAGCTGTCTACAGCAGTGCCAAAAGGCTAGTAGCTGCCATCGATGGGCTTCCTGATCCTGGAGGGCCTACGTTTAAAGACAATAAACGTGAATCTAATTTCAAAACCAAGGAAGAGACTGAAGAGAAGCGGGGACAGTTCTCTCTTGTAGTTGGAGGTTTGTTAGTGATTGCCTTTGTTGTTCCTATGGCACAATACTATGCTTATGTCTCAAGGAAGTAA